DNA from Acidobacteriota bacterium:
GTCATGCTGTGCGGTGCGGTTGTAGACCCGGATGACGTTCTTGATCTTCTGATGATCGGGCGCGACACCGCCGCGCACCAGGCCGAAGGGCGTGGGCAGACGATCGAACAGATCGACATCGGCCTCGAGACCGTCCGCCTTGAACAGCGCGGCGATCGCGTAGAAGCCGCTGGGACCGGAGCCGATGACGGCCACCCGCAGCGGTCGTTCACTGCTGCCGAGAGGCCAGTTTCCTGAGGTCTCGTGCACTTGTTCCTCGCCTTCGCGTCTCGCAGACGCGGTCTTCGTTCCGGTGTCGGGAGTGGTCGATCGGTCGGGAATCATAGCGTCGCGCCAGCCAGCGCCGTTCCGGCGCGCGGCAAGGCCCGCAGGCGGCATTTGTCAACCCGGCTAAGTGTTGACATGATTAGACATACGCCCCTCCGGCCCGCTCGGTCAAGCGGACTGCGGCGGGGAAACTCTGGGGGAGAATGCCATGTCCCATCGCCGTTGGCTCGCTGAGTACGCCGCCGTCCGCGCTTCGGCGCTGTCGGCCTTCGTCCTGTTCCTTCTCGCCGGCCTGATCCTGGCCGCGCCGGCCGCCGCCCAGCTATGCGAGGGCGCGTCGTCGATCACACGTCTGGGAGGGGCCAACAGGTTCTCGGCGCCGGTCGAAGATCAGGAGTCCCTGCAGGCGCTGTTCGTCGATCATCGCGAGGAGATCCTCTCGCTGTTGGGACAGGCGAACTGGACGGGCGACCCGGACGATCTCTTTGCCGCCGTGGCCGCCTGGCGGGGCGTCACGTCGACCACCTTCGACCCCGGCCAGCGAGTCCAGTGGATGTTCTTCCGCGAGCGCGGCCAGACCCCGACGCTTGGCACGAACCTCTGCTGGGCGGGCGGCGAGGCGTTCGCGGCCTGGGAGATTCGTTTCAACTCGAACGGGCGCTGGTACTCGATGATCGTTCCCGAGTCCTGCGGCAACCTGGCGCTCCTCGCCGAGCAGCCGCTGCCGAAGGTGACCCTCGACCTGGACATCGGCGGCCTCTCCTGCAGCGACCGGACCTTCGACTTCCAGAGTTCCTGCGCCGACGGCGAGAGCGCCGTAACGGTCCGGATGCCGGACGGCGGCGAGCGTTCGGCGGCCTCGGGCGGCGCGTCTTTCCCGTTCACCGCCGAGGGCGACTACACGGTCACCGCGACCTGCTCCGCGATGTCGTCGCGTGGCGACCGGCTCGAGGACTCGGTCAGCAACACGATCGCCGTCGGCTGCCCGAGCTGTAGCGTGACCGCCGCGCCGGCCGAGGTCGACCTGGGCGAGTCGTCCACGTTGACGGTGGCGCCGAACGCCGGCCATGGCGCGGAGTTGTCACGGGTCCTGCTCGACGGGCAGCCGCTCGCGTCTCCGTACACCCGGGAGATGGCCCACGACGGCGCCGACGCCTTCACCCATACCGTGACCGTCGAGACCAGCACCGGCCAGAGCGCCCAGTGTTCGACCGGGATGAAGGTCGCGCCGACGGTCACGATGTCGATCGAGCCGGACCGGGTGCTGGTCCGCCAGACCGCCGTCGTCACGGTGGCGCCGGAGAACGGCAGCGGGGCGCCGGTGACGGTCACACTGGACGGCCAGCCGCTGGACCAGCCCTACCAGCGCGAGGTCGTTCACGCGACCGATGGCGAGTTCACACACACGGCGATGGTGGAGAACGCCGGAGGTAGCAATGAGGCCTCCGCGACGATGAAGGTCGATCGGCGGTGGACCCTGATGCCGACCCTCAGTTCGCTGAGTGGAGACGACGTGCACATTTCGGTGCTCGGTCCGGATACGCGCGACAGGCTCAAGGCCTGCGTGGACGGAGTCGGCGTCGGGCTTGCCGCCGAGTACCGCCTGAGCTATCCCGTGGGATTCATGTTCGGGGCGAACACGATCAACTGCGAGGTCGACTGGTGGCTGCACCCGGGCGGCCGGACCGGTTACGCCGGCGCGGACATCGAGATGAAGAAGTTCTTCGTCGGGCTGAACTTCCACCTGACCCGTCCTGGCAGCCGCGTGGACTGGTGGCTCGGTCCCGTGATCGCCCAGCTCGACTACAGCTCGCCCTCCCTCGTGCCGACCGGAATGGATGGCGCGTCGGTGGACGCCGTCTATCGTCCCGAGTGGCCCGGCGAGACCGTTCTCGGCGCCAACATGGGACTGAAGATCCCCTTCAAGACGGATTGTCCGGTCGGCCTGTATCTCGGCGCCTTCTGGTTCGACGCCTCGATGAAGGCGAAGAGCTCGGAGATCCGGGGAGATGACGGAGCTCTCGCCCCTGCGTTCGAGCTGCGCAAGACGCCGGTCTACGTCCACGCTGGAATCTCGATCGAGTTCTGACGGTTTCCAGCACTCCGCGGCAGAAGTCGCGCTACATTTGAGCAGGGAACCTGCGGTGAAGCCGACGGAACTGGAAGCGCGATACGGCGCCCGGAACTACGCGCCGCTGGACATAGTGATCGACCGCGCCGAGGGCGTTTGGGTCTGGGACCTTGACGGTCGCCGCTACCTCGACTGCCTCGCCGCCTACTCGGCGGTCAACCAGGGGCACTGCCATCCCCGGATCGTTGAGGCCCTGATCCGGCAGAGCCGGAAGGTGGCGGTCACTTCGCGGGCCTTCCACAACGCCGAACTCGGGGCGTTCTTTCGGGATGTCTGCGAACTGACCGGCTTCGAGCGGGCGCTGCCGATGAACACCGGTGCCGAGGCGGTCGAGACCGCGATCAAGCTGGCCAGGAAGTGGGCCTACACGCGCAAGGGCGTGCCTCCCGGCGAGGCCGAGATCCTGGCGTTCGCCAACAACTTCCACGGTCGCACGACGACGATCGTGGGCTTTTCGAGCGAAGCGCAGTATCGCGATGGTTTCGGTCCATTCACGCCCGGTTTCGAGCTGCTGCCCTTCGGTGACGCCTCCGCGGCAAGAGCGGCGGTGGGTCCGAACACGGCGGCCGTGCTGGTCGAGCCGATTCAGGGCGAGGGCGGAATCGTCGTACCGCCGGACGGTTTCCTTGCTGAACTGCGCGACGTGTGCAGCGAGCGGAACGCGCTCCTGATCGTTGATGAGATTCAGTCCGGCCTGGGGCGTACGGGACGGATGTTCGCGCACGAGCACGACGGCATCCGGCCGGACGTGATGCTGCTCGGCAAAGCGCTCTCCGGCGGTCTGTATCCCGTGTCGGTGGTCGTGGCGGACACTGAGATCATGGACGTGTTCCAGCCAGGCGATCATGGTTCCACCTATGGCGGCAATCCGGTAGGGGCGGCGGTCGCGCGCGCCGCGCTCGCTGTCCTGCAGGACGAGAGATTGGTCGAGAACTCGGCCCGTCTCGGCGAGTACGCTCTGGGGCGGTTGCGGAGCGTCCGCTCACCGCTGGTGCGCGAGATCCGTGGCCGCGGACTGTGGATCGGAATCGAACTCCATGAATCCGCCGGCGGGGCCCGTCCGTATTGCGAGAAACTGGCGAGGCAGGGACTGCTGTGCAAGGAGACACACGATCACGTGATTCGGTTCGCGCCGCCCCTGGTGATCGGGCGGGAGGAACTCGACTGGGCGCTGGACCGCATCGAGGAAGTGTTGACGGCATGACGGCCGACGCGGCGAGCGCGGAGCCGGTCGCGGCGCCGCTTCGGCCCGAGACCGCCGCCGACCGGGTGCGGGCGATCCGCCGTCCCCATCCCAAGCTGCTGCGCTACTACGTCCTCTTCTCGCTGATCACCGGACCGGCGTTCCCCGTCGTCTTCACGATCCTGTTCCTGCGTTATCGCACGTTGAGGTATCGCTTCGACGACGAAGGCGTGACGATGAGTTGGGGCGCCGTGTTCAAGCGCGAGATCAGCCTCACCTACAGTCGCATCCAGGACATCCACGTGCAGAGCAACGCGGTCGAGCGCTGGCTCGGCCTTTCGCGCCTGCTGGTCCAGACCGCGAGCGGTTCGGCGAAGGCCGAGATGAAGGTCGAAGGCCTGCTGGAGCTGTCGGCGGTCCGCAACTTCATGTACAGCCGGATGCGTGGCGCGCGGACGGCAGTGCCGGCCGCCACCGGCGCGCTTCCCGCTCCCCCTGCCGGGGACGATGCCGCCGCTCTCGCCTCGACTCTCCGGGAGATCGCCCGCGAAGTCGGGGCAATCCGGAGCGCACTGGAGCGCGGGCGATGACGACCGGCAGCAGCGAAGGCGCGCCCAGCGGCCGGATGCCGGCGGGCCTGAAGCGTTTGCTGCTGCGGTTGTTCCGAGTCGACGAGCGGCCCGAGCCTCCACCCGGATCGCCGGAGTCTCTGCGCACCTTTCGCGCCTCGCCGCGGTTCTTCTGGTACAGCCTGCTCAAGTGGGGTCTGGGACAGGCGGGCGCGCTGTTCGGCCTGGTCGTGTCGACGCTCGGCTTTCTGCCGTTCGCGTTCTGGGTGTCGGACGAGGGCTTCGAGTTCCTGGACATTGGGCCGTGGACCGACTTCACCAGGGCGTTGGGGCCGCTTCTGTTCGTCCTGTTCTTCGTCCAGTTGGTGGGGTCTCTCGCCGTGTTGCGCCTGGGCTACGAGATGCGCTGGTACATGGTCAGCGACCGGGCCCTTCGCATCCGCTACGGCATCTACAGCGTCAGGGAGCAGACGATGACGGTCGTGAACATCCAGAACATGGCGGTCAAACGCGGGCCGTTGCAGCGCCTGTTCGGGATCGCCGACCTGGAGATCCGTACCGCCAGCGGCGCCGGGTCGGACGACGACGAGGACAGCCTGAGCCGGGGCTTGTTGCAGGGTCTGGACAACGCGGAGGAGTTGCGCAACCTGCTGCTGACGTCGCTGCGGCAGAGCCGGGACGCCGGTCTGGGCGATCCCGACGACGATGCGGCCGGGATCGTCGTCGAGGGCGAGCGGGTCGTGGAGGCGGCCGCGACTTGGGCACGGGACGATGCCGCCAGGCCTCCTTCGTCCGGCGGTGCGGGCGACGAATCCGTTCTGGCCGCTGCCCGCCAACTGCTCGCCGAGTGCCGCGAGCTACGGGCGGCGGTCGGTCGGGCCGAGGGATGAGGCGTTGCTCGGCGCCGTAGGAGTGGCGTCCCTGCGGCCGGGCGCCGCGGTTGGCTCATACTTCCGGCATGCCGGAGCTTCCCGACGTCGAGGTCTACTGCGAAGCGATCGAGCAACGGGTCGCGGGCCGCGAACTCGTCCGCGTCCGCCTCAGGAGCCCCTTCCTGCTCCGTTCCGTGCGCCCGCCGCTGTCCGAGGCCGAAGGTCGCACGGTCGTGTCCCTGCGTCGCGTCGGCAAGCGGGTCGTCTTCGTTCTGGAGGGGGAGCTGTTCCTCGCCATCCACCTGATGGTCGCCGGCCGGTTCCGCTGGGCAGGCCCGTCTGCGAAGGTGCCGGGCCGCGTGGGGCTGGCCGCGTTCGACTTCGGCTACGGCACGCTGCTGCTCACGGAAGCCGGGAGCAAGCGCAGAGCGGCGATGCACCTGGTCGCGGGTGAAGACGGGCTGGCTGCCCTGGACCGCGGCGGTCTGGAGGTGCTGCACGCCGGACCGGAGGCATTCAGGGCGCGCCTCAAGGAGGAGAACCACACGCTGAAGCGGGCGCTCATCGACCCCCGGCTGTTCAGCGGTATCGGCAACGCCTACTCGGACGAGATCCTGCATCGCGCGCGCCTGTCGCCGATGCGCTGGACCACCCGGCTCAGCGACGAGCAGGTCGATCGGCTGTACGAAGCCTCGGTCGCCGTCCTCACGGAATGGACAGACCGGCTGCGCGCCGAGGCGGGTGGCCGGTTTCCGGGAAAGGTGACGGCGTTCCGGGAGGGCATGGCGGTTCATGGCCGCTACCGCGAGGCCTGTCCCGTGTGCAATGCGCCGGTGCAGCGGATCGTGTATGCGGAGAACGAGTGCAACTACTGCTCGCGCTGCCAGACCGGTGGCCGGCTGCTCGCGGACCGGGCCCTCTCGCGCCTGCTGAAGAAGGACTGGCCGAGGACGGTCGAAGAACTGGAGGAGCGCCTGGGCGCGGCGGCCGGGGAGCCGGCCGGCTGATGGGTGGAGCCTCGGAGTTGTCGGGCCTTACCGACTGTCATGCCCACCTCTGCGACGGCTCGTTCGCAGGCGATCTCGGCGACGTGCTTGCACGGGCCCGCGACGCCGGCGTCGACTCGGTCGTCGCAGTCGGCGAGACGCGCGCGGACGCGGAGCGGAACCTCGAGCTGGCCGAGACCTATCCCGGGGTCGTGCGACCGACCGCCGGCCTCTATCCGACCCATCTCGATCCGGCGGAAGCGGAACGGGTCGCCGGCCTGATCCGCCGGGAACGTTCTCGCCTGGCCGCCATCGGCGAGGTCGGCCTCGACCGCTGGAAGGTGCGCGACGAGCGCGACCTGGCGGTGCAGCGCGGGATCTTCGCGCTGTTCATCGACCTGTCCATCGAACTCGATCTGCCGCTCAACGTCCATTCGCGTTCCGCTGGTCACTATGCGGTCGATCTGCTACGGGAGCGCGGAGCGACGCGGGTGCAGCTCCACGCCTTCGACGGCCGCGCCGCGCGGGCCGAGCCGGCGGTGGAAGCGGGCTACTTCTTCTCCGTACCGCCTTCCGTCGTGCGTTCGCCGCAGAAGCAGAAACTCGTCCGGCGCCTGCCGCTGTCCTGCCTGCTGCTGGAGACGGACAGCCCTGTGCTGGGGCCGGAGCGACATCAGCGCAACGAACCGGCGAACGCGGTCGTGTCGCTCACGGCCATCGCGCAGATCAAGGGCCTGCCGGTGTCGGAAGTAGCCATGGCGGCGCGAGAGAACACGGCGCGGCTCTACGACCAGTAGCGGCCCGCGCATTTCGCCGAGGTTCGCAAACGACGCGCGCGCAGGTGCACTTGCGCGCTGGCGCCCTTCGTTTCCCAGCCAGGTCGACGTACCTCCCAAACGGGAGATGCGTGGACCTCCTACCTGTTGTAGACAGCCGCTCGATGCGTCAGTGGGCGGGTGTGCAGGCTCGGAGGCGAAATGTCGTGTAGGACGCTGGCATGGGCCGGTGCGGCCGTCTGTGGTCTCGGCCTTCTCCACTCCGTGGTGGAGGCGCAGCCGGCGTTTCCGGGTCGTGAGCCGAACGTGCGCCGCATCGAGTCCGGGTCGGTCGACTCACGACCGCTGCAAGTCAGGCTGCGACGGCCTGACGCCGCGGAGTTGAGGGCTTATGCGGCCGCGGCGGAGCGGGAAGCGCGGCGGCCGCACATGACGGCGGTGATCGGCTTTCACCGTGGCGTGCCGGGCCCCTTCGAGGGCGACCTGTCGGACCGGTTGTCATGGACACTGGCGAGGGACGGGTTTCGGGTGAGCACCGTGACGGTGACGTCGCCTGGCGCCGACTCGGTGCGGCTCGGCATCCGCGCGGCCCTGCCCGAGGGCGGCGAGATCCGGTTCTTCGGGGGGCCTCACGACTCGACCTTCGCTCCGGTGACGCACGAGTTCGCACCCGACTACGACGGTCCGTTTCTGACGTGGTCTCCGACCGTTGAGGGGAGCACGGTCGAGGTCGAGATCTCGCTGCCGCCGGGGGCGGACGTCGATGGCGTGCGATTCGCGATCGAGGTGGTGGCTCACGACGGGAAACCGGAGCGGATTCGCTCCCGGACCACGACCCCATCGTGCAGCGACTTCGATGGCATCGACGTCGCCTGCATCACGTCGAGCAGCGATCTTCCTGCCGAGGCGAGGGACTCCACCGTTCGGATTCGGGTCGAGACGCCGCGAACCGGGCTTTCCAGCACCTGTACGGCGGTTCTCCTGGACGACAGGGACGGAGACGACAACACGCAGTACCTGTTGACGGCCATGCACTGCCTCGACGTGGACGGGCCCGCGACGGCCCAGTCCGTCAGCGTCAGGTGGAACCACGGGTACACCGAGTGCGACGGCGACACGCTGGAATCGCCTCTCCAGGAAACGACGGGAGGCACGTTTATCGTGCGGCCCTTGCCCCACTACGACATGGTTCTGCTGCGCTTTCGTGCCGCCGCGCTGCCGTTGCCTTCGGGACGGAGCGGCGTGTCCTGGGACACTTCCAGCACGCCGGCGGCAAGCGCAAGCGAGGACATTCACGAGTGGCTCTTCTACCAGGGGCGGAGACGCACTTCCTCCGACGCGGTCTTCGGCGTTCATCACACCGGGCAAACCATGGACCGGCTTGCGACGGTCGTGGACGTGAAGAGGTACTCCGCGGGTGTCGTCATGCCGGAGAAAGCGTGCCTCCTGACATCCGGCGACACGTGCGTCAGCGCGGGCCGTGTCCTGCGGTCGTACGTCCCGGTGCTTCTTCCGGACAAGGACACAACCGTTCCCGAGGGAGGCGACGCGGGACCCGGAGCGAGTGGGTCGCCACTGTTCCTGCAAAACAGCTCCGACCTGGTTGGAGTCCTTTCGGTTGGGGGGTGCTGGTTGCAGGGCGCCGTGACGGACATCGCCGTGACGAACGGCGGCTCCGGCTACACGGTCGCGCCGACCGTAACGATCGAAGGCCCGGACTCGTCCGGTACCACGGCGACCGCCTCGGCGACCGTCGCTTCGGGCGTCGTGACGGCGATCACCGTGACGGACGGCGGTTCCGGCTATGTCGGGGCGCCGACCGTGACGATCGACGGTGTCGGCACGGGAGCGTCCGCTACGTCAACGGTTACCTTGAACGACAAGGAGATCGAGCTGTTGTACGCGCCGTTCCATCGGTTCTGGGAGTTCGCCCAGCACTGGCTCGATCCGTCCGGCGCGACGGCCTAGGGCAACGACCACGGTGACACCTACGAGGACGGCACCGTCATCGGTCTCGGGGAGACGGTGGAGGGCACTCTGAAAAGGTGGGGAGAGTACGACTACTTCCGCTATCGCCACCGCGGTGGCCGCGTGACGTTGAGCGGATCAAGAAGCACTTCCGGGCCGGTGCAGATCATCATGGAGTCGGCTGATCGGGAGGCCGGCTTCTGGGCATACGGTTTCCGCGTCAACGAGTTGACGTTCACGGTGAGCGCGCCCGCTGGCGACTACACGTTGGTCGTGACCGATGTCGGCTATGTCAACAACGAGCCGTACGTTCTTGGCTTGAGTGCTGCCGCACCTGATCCTCCCCCGGGCGGCGGTGGCCCCCCGGGCGGTGGCACGCCGCCGCCGCCCGAACCCGAGCCGCCCCCGCCCGAGCCCGAGCCGCCCCCGCCCCCGCCCCCGCCCCCGCCCCCGCCCCCATCTCGACCTCCTACGGCGGCGTTCTCGGTGCAGGGTGCGACCTGCGACGCGGACCTCTGCCGCGCGCTGACCGGCAAGGCCCTGCGCTTCACCGACACGAGCACCGGGACCGTGCGGTTCCGTCGCTGGGAGTTCGGGGACGGCAAGACGTCGCGGTCCGGCACGCCGGTGCATTCCTGGTCGTCGCCGGGCTTTCGCGAAGTGACACTCGAGGTGAGCGACGGCACGTCGCCCTCCACGGCGCGGCGGATGTTTCTGGTCGAGGCCGCGGAACCGAAAGGGACGTGCGCCGTGGACGCGGAGACGTTGTGTCTTCAGGACTCGCGCTACGAGGTCCGGGTGGAGTGGCAGTCGCCCGACGGCGAGATCGGCGCGGGCCGCGTGGTCCATGCGGGGACGAACGACTCGGGGCTGTTCAGTTTCTTCGACCATGACAACTGGGAGATGCTGGTCAAGGTCCTGGACGGCTGCGCGGCGAACGGCCACGTTTGGGTGTTCGGCGGGGCGACGACGGACCTGGGTTACCTGATCCGGGTGACGGACACCGTGACCGGCGCGGTGAAGGAGTATCGCAACGAGCCGGGCACGCCGGCGGCCGCGATCGCCGACGTTGCGGCGTTTACCGAGGGTTGCAGGCAGTAGCCGATTCGGCGCGTCCTCCCTCCTTTCTCTGCGTCTCCAGACCTTCTATCTGGGAGATGTGGAAGGCACCCAACTTGGTGTATCAGGATGCAGGCGCTTACCGCCGAACTTCATGCGCACCCGACCGAAGCGACATCAGCCAGCGTCGGCGCTTGGCCGTTCTGTGTTCGTGGCAGCTCTCGTCATGGGAGCGTGGGCGGAAGAGTCGCACGCGCAGAACACGCATCCGGAAGTAAGGGTCTCCTGGGATCGGTCGGACTTCAGTCTTCGGGAAGGCCAGAAGACCGGCATTCGAGTCCGGGTTGACCGCGGGAACCCGGGCGACCCGTCGGGTTCTATAGAGAGTCACTCACCACGGCGGAGCGGCCCAGGGCGACTACGCCACCAGCGGCATCTGGGTCGTCGACCCGGACGACCTGACGGGGGGTGTCTACATAAGGGCCATTCCGGACGACCTCGACGACGACTGCGAGTGGTTGGAGCTCCGTCTCGTTCCGAGGTCCTCTGGTGTGACCGTCAGCGATCAGCCGTTGCGGATCAGGATCGTCGACGACGATGGTGAAGCGGTCGACTGCGGGGAAGGCTGGCCCTCGGTTGGCAGCGGTCCACCTCCGGCCGAGCCCGCGCCCGGGCCGGAGCCCGAACCCGAACCGGAACCAGAACCAGAGCCGGAACCCGAACCAGAGCCGGAACCCGAACCTCCTCCGCCCCCGGTGCCGCCGGTGGCGTCGTTCAGCGTCGACATGCCCTGCGAGGACGGCCTGTGCCGCGCCCGGACGGGCGGCGACGTGACGTTCACCGACACGAGTTCGGGCACCGTGGCGCGGCGCTCCTGGGACTTCGAGTCCACGGGCAGGGCACGGTCCGCGAAGAGCGTCGAGCATGACTGGTCCTCGCCGGGCTTCTACCGCGCGACGCTGACGGTCGAGGGCGCCGGCGCCGAGTCGACGGCGTCGCGGATGTTCCGGGTGGATGCGGCCGAGCCGGCCGGGAGCTGCGTCCCGGGGCCGGAGACGTCCTGCCTGCAGGACTCGCGCTACGAGGTCGAGGTGGAGTGGCAGGGGTCGGACGGCGGGTTCAGCGCGGCCCGCGTGGTGCATGCGGGCACGAACGACTCGGGGCTGTTCAGTTTCTTCGACGGCGACAACTGGGAGATGCTGATCAAGGTCCTGGACGGTTGCTCGATCAACGGCCACGTCTGGGTGTACGCGGCTTCGGCGACGTCCCTGCCGTTCGAGCTGTCGATCACGGACACGGCGACCGGCGAGGTGTACCGCTACTCGAAGGGCGCGGAGGAGTTCGGGGCGCTGGCCGACCCGGCGGCCTTCGAGAACTCCTGCCCGGCCGGGCGCTAGTTGGAGGAGGCAGGATGACTACAAGACCGAACCGCTCGACTCGAACTCGACACCTGCGTTGGACGCCGGGCTGGCTGCCTCATGCCGGTCTGCTGGTGATCCTCCTGGGCTCGGCGTCGTCCGCATGGCCGCAGGACACGACGCCGCCTGGGTTGATGCGAACTTCCGAGTACAACAGCTCGAGCGGAACCTGGATCCTCTTCATCAACGAGCGGCTCGACATGGACTCGACGCCGGCGAAAGAGGCCTTCCAGTTCCAGATATGCAGCGTTGACTGGAGTCTGAGCGGCGTGCGCGTCGGGAGCTACGGCCCGTTCTCGGACAACCGCGGTCGTTCGCTCGAGTTGACCCTGAGTCCGATTCCGACACTGGAGCAGGAACGCCAACCTTGGAGGCTGGTCTACACGCCGCCTTCGGAGAACCCGCTCCAGGATCTCGCGGGCAACCTCATGCCGGCCTTTGACAGGTCTTCTCGAAGTACCAACCAACTCGCCTGCGGCAGTCCTCCTGGCGGCGGTCCGCGGCCACCGGAACCGCCGCCGCCGCAACCCGAGCCGCAACCCGAGCCGGAGCCCGAGCCCGAGCCGGAGCCGGAGCCGCCACCACCACCACCCCCTCCGCCGGTGCCGCCGGAGGCCGCCTTTGCCGTCGACGCGCCGTGCGCGGACGGGCTGTGCCGGGCGGCCACCAGCGAGGAGGTCACGTTCACGGACACGAGTTCCGGCACCGTCGCGCGGCGCTCCTGGGACTTCGGCGTCCCCGGAGGCAGGGCGCCGTCCGCCGCGACGGTGCGCCACGCCTGGTCCTCGCCCGGCTTCCACGAGGTCACCCTGACCGTCGGCGGCGCCGACCACGAGTCCATTGCATCGCGGGTCTTCCTGGTCGAAGCCGCAGACCCCGCTGGCGCCTGCGAGCCGGACGGCGAGACGATCTGTCTCCAGGACTCCCGCTACCAGGTGCGGGCCACTTGGAGCGATGCGGACGGTGAAACTCAGCCGGCGCGGGCGGTGCGCGCCGGCACGAACGATTCCGGCCTGCTCTGGTTCCACGATACCGAGAACTGGGAGGCGCTGGTCAAGGTGCTCGACGGTTGCGCGATCAACGGCGCGGACTGGGTGTTCGCCGCCTCGGCGACGACTCTGGGGTTCAGGATCGAGGTGACGGACACGGTGACCGCCGAGGTCAGGGAGTACAGCAACGAACCTGGCCGTCAGGCGGACGCGGTCGCCGACACGGCGGCCTTCACCGGCCGCTGCGCGAGCAGGTGAACGGTGGCGCGGTGGTCCGTGCCCTCACCGCCTTGCGCCGTACTGGCACGGAACCGACGGTTTCGCAGTCAGGCCCGCA
Protein-coding regions in this window:
- the rocD gene encoding ornithine--oxo-acid transaminase encodes the protein MKPTELEARYGARNYAPLDIVIDRAEGVWVWDLDGRRYLDCLAAYSAVNQGHCHPRIVEALIRQSRKVAVTSRAFHNAELGAFFRDVCELTGFERALPMNTGAEAVETAIKLARKWAYTRKGVPPGEAEILAFANNFHGRTTTIVGFSSEAQYRDGFGPFTPGFELLPFGDASAARAAVGPNTAAVLVEPIQGEGGIVVPPDGFLAELRDVCSERNALLIVDEIQSGLGRTGRMFAHEHDGIRPDVMLLGKALSGGLYPVSVVVADTEIMDVFQPGDHGSTYGGNPVGAAVARAALAVLQDERLVENSARLGEYALGRLRSVRSPLVREIRGRGLWIGIELHESAGGARPYCEKLARQGLLCKETHDHVIRFAPPLVIGREELDWALDRIEEVLTA
- a CDS encoding PH domain-containing protein, with product MTADAASAEPVAAPLRPETAADRVRAIRRPHPKLLRYYVLFSLITGPAFPVVFTILFLRYRTLRYRFDDEGVTMSWGAVFKREISLTYSRIQDIHVQSNAVERWLGLSRLLVQTASGSAKAEMKVEGLLELSAVRNFMYSRMRGARTAVPAATGALPAPPAGDDAAALASTLREIAREVGAIRSALERGR
- a CDS encoding PH domain-containing protein, coding for MTTGSSEGAPSGRMPAGLKRLLLRLFRVDERPEPPPGSPESLRTFRASPRFFWYSLLKWGLGQAGALFGLVVSTLGFLPFAFWVSDEGFEFLDIGPWTDFTRALGPLLFVLFFVQLVGSLAVLRLGYEMRWYMVSDRALRIRYGIYSVREQTMTVVNIQNMAVKRGPLQRLFGIADLEIRTASGAGSDDDEDSLSRGLLQGLDNAEELRNLLLTSLRQSRDAGLGDPDDDAAGIVVEGERVVEAAATWARDDAARPPSSGGAGDESVLAAARQLLAECRELRAAVGRAEG
- a CDS encoding formamidopyrimidine-DNA glycosylase, whose protein sequence is MPELPDVEVYCEAIEQRVAGRELVRVRLRSPFLLRSVRPPLSEAEGRTVVSLRRVGKRVVFVLEGELFLAIHLMVAGRFRWAGPSAKVPGRVGLAAFDFGYGTLLLTEAGSKRRAAMHLVAGEDGLAALDRGGLEVLHAGPEAFRARLKEENHTLKRALIDPRLFSGIGNAYSDEILHRARLSPMRWTTRLSDEQVDRLYEASVAVLTEWTDRLRAEAGGRFPGKVTAFREGMAVHGRYREACPVCNAPVQRIVYAENECNYCSRCQTGGRLLADRALSRLLKKDWPRTVEELEERLGAAAGEPAG
- a CDS encoding TatD family hydrolase; the encoded protein is MGGASELSGLTDCHAHLCDGSFAGDLGDVLARARDAGVDSVVAVGETRADAERNLELAETYPGVVRPTAGLYPTHLDPAEAERVAGLIRRERSRLAAIGEVGLDRWKVRDERDLAVQRGIFALFIDLSIELDLPLNVHSRSAGHYAVDLLRERGATRVQLHAFDGRAARAEPAVEAGYFFSVPPSVVRSPQKQKLVRRLPLSCLLLETDSPVLGPERHQRNEPANAVVSLTAIAQIKGLPVSEVAMAARENTARLYDQ
- a CDS encoding PKD domain-containing protein; translated protein: MQIIMESADREAGFWAYGFRVNELTFTVSAPAGDYTLVVTDVGYVNNEPYVLGLSAAAPDPPPGGGGPPGGGTPPPPEPEPPPPEPEPPPPPPPPPPPPPSRPPTAAFSVQGATCDADLCRALTGKALRFTDTSTGTVRFRRWEFGDGKTSRSGTPVHSWSSPGFREVTLEVSDGTSPSTARRMFLVEAAEPKGTCAVDAETLCLQDSRYEVRVEWQSPDGEIGAGRVVHAGTNDSGLFSFFDHDNWEMLVKVLDGCAANGHVWVFGGATTDLGYLIRVTDTVTGAVKEYRNEPGTPAAAIADVAAFTEGCRQ
- a CDS encoding PKD domain-containing protein, with product MTVSDQPLRIRIVDDDGEAVDCGEGWPSVGSGPPPAEPAPGPEPEPEPEPEPEPEPEPEPEPEPPPPPVPPVASFSVDMPCEDGLCRARTGGDVTFTDTSSGTVARRSWDFESTGRARSAKSVEHDWSSPGFYRATLTVEGAGAESTASRMFRVDAAEPAGSCVPGPETSCLQDSRYEVEVEWQGSDGGFSAARVVHAGTNDSGLFSFFDGDNWEMLIKVLDGCSINGHVWVYAASATSLPFELSITDTATGEVYRYSKGAEEFGALADPAAFENSCPAGR
- a CDS encoding PKD domain-containing protein, producing the protein MTTRPNRSTRTRHLRWTPGWLPHAGLLVILLGSASSAWPQDTTPPGLMRTSEYNSSSGTWILFINERLDMDSTPAKEAFQFQICSVDWSLSGVRVGSYGPFSDNRGRSLELTLSPIPTLEQERQPWRLVYTPPSENPLQDLAGNLMPAFDRSSRSTNQLACGSPPGGGPRPPEPPPPQPEPQPEPEPEPEPEPEPPPPPPPPPVPPEAAFAVDAPCADGLCRAATSEEVTFTDTSSGTVARRSWDFGVPGGRAPSAATVRHAWSSPGFHEVTLTVGGADHESIASRVFLVEAADPAGACEPDGETICLQDSRYQVRATWSDADGETQPARAVRAGTNDSGLLWFHDTENWEALVKVLDGCAINGADWVFAASATTLGFRIEVTDTVTAEVREYSNEPGRQADAVADTAAFTGRCASR